In a single window of the Metopolophium dirhodum isolate CAU chromosome 2, ASM1992520v1, whole genome shotgun sequence genome:
- the LOC132939421 gene encoding zinc finger protein OZF-like isoform X2, whose amino-acid sequence MEPLRTTIDDCTINSKYNYIMHSSRFSIPLIRCDDQVFKKNGIIKQENIDSRVIKEEIIDETDHHHHNIQLLQKRTKTEENKTTIDTEIKVEVDFIDIHEFKGTVLGQSNSSEFITSKNSNLTSNCFRKTPLTDNCDKITTASNLTVHTRIHTRKEYICDICDHICSVKTNLITHIRTHTGQKPYKCGICDQRFSQGSHLTTHTRTHTGQKPFKCGICDQRFSQGSHLTTHTRTHTGQKPFKCDNCGKEFSLAANLTRHKRTHTGEKPYKCDICDKRFSIATNLTRHTRTHTGQKPYKCNIFKQRFSQGSHLTSHTKIHSREMSYKCDICGKGFSFASNLTRHIRSHTGEKPYKCAICDKGFSIATNLTRHIRSHTGEMPYKCDICNKKFLAAYNLTVHTRTHTGQKPYKCDICDKGFSLAANLTRHKRTHTGEKPYKCDICEQGFSQGSHLTRHTKTHTG is encoded by the exons gtataattatataatgcacAGTTCTAGATTTTCAATCCCACTTATTAGATGTGATGatcaagtatttaaaaaaaatggaattataAAACAGGAAAATATTGATAGTCGAGTAATTAAAGAGGAAATTATTGATGAAACTGACCATCACcatcataatattcaattattacaaaaaag aACTAAAACTGAAGAAAACAAAACCACAATTGATACCGAAATTAAAGTAGAAGTAGATTTTATCGACATTCATGAATTTAAAGGAACAGTTTTAGGCCAAAGCAACTCTTCAGAATTCATTACTAGTAAAAATTCGAACTTGACATCTAACTGTTTCAGGAAAACTCCATTGACTGATAACTGTGATAAAATAACTACAGCATCCAATTTAACTGTGCATACAAGAATACATACCAGAAAAGAGTATATATGTGATATCTGTGATCACATTTGTTCtgtgaaaacaaatttaataactcATATAAGGACGCATACTGGACAGAAGCCGTATAAATGTGGTATCTGTGATCAACGGTTTTCTCAGGGATCACATTTAACAAcccatacaaggacacatacTGGACAAAAACCGTTTAAATGTGGTATCTGTGATCAACGGTTTTCTCAGGGATCACATTTAACAAcccatacaaggacacatacTGGACAAAAACCGTTTAAATGTGATAATTGTGGTAAGGAGTTTTCTCTCGCAGCAAATTTAACAAGGCATAAAAGGACACATACTGGCGAAAAGCCGTACAAATGTGATATTTGTGATAAAAGGTTTTCTATTGCAACAAATTTAACAAGGCATACAAGGACACATACTGGACAAAAGccgtataaatgtaatatttttaaacaacggTTTTCTCAGGGATCACATTTAACAAGCCATACAAAGATACATAGCAGAGAAATGTCATATAAATGTGATATTTGTGGTAAGGGGTTTTCTTTTGCATCAAATTTAACAAGGCATATAAGGTCACATACTGGCGAAAAGCCGTACAAATGTGCTATttgtgataaagggttttctatTGCAACAAATTTAACAAGGCATATAAGGTCACATACCGGCGAAATGCCATATAAATGTGATATCTGTAATAAGAAGTTTTTAGCAGCATACAATTTAACTGTGCATACAAGGACACATACTGGACAAAAGCCTTATAAATGTGATATTTGTGACAAAGGGTTTTCTCTCGCAGCAAATTTAACAAGGCATAAAAGAACACATACCGGCGAAAAACCGTATAAATGTGATATTTGTGAACAAGGGTTCTCTCAGGGATCACATTTAACAAGGCATACAAAGACGCATACTGGATAA
- the LOC132939421 gene encoding zinc finger protein OZF-like isoform X3, with protein MEPLRTTIDDCTINSKYNYIMHSSRFSIPLIRCDDQVFKKNGIIKQENIDSRVIKEEIIDETDHHHHNIQLLQKRTKTEENKTTIDTEIKVEVDFIDIHEFKGTVLGQSNSSEFITSKNSNLTSNCFRKTPLTDNCDKITTASNLTVHTRIHTRKEYICDICDHICSVKTNLITHIRTHTGQKPYKCGICDQRFSQGSHLTTHTRTHTGQKPFKCGICDQRFSQGSHLTTHTRTHTGQKPFKCDNCGKEFSLAANLTRHKRTHTGEKPYKCDICDKRFSIATNLTRHTRTHTGQKPYKCNIFKQRFSQGSHLTSHTKIHSREMSYKCDICGKGFSFASNLTRHIRSHTGEMPYKCDICNKKFLAAYNLTVHTRTHTGQKPYKCDICDKGFSLAANLTRHKRTHTGEKPYKCDICEQGFSQGSHLTRHTKTHTG; from the exons gtataattatataatgcacAGTTCTAGATTTTCAATCCCACTTATTAGATGTGATGatcaagtatttaaaaaaaatggaattataAAACAGGAAAATATTGATAGTCGAGTAATTAAAGAGGAAATTATTGATGAAACTGACCATCACcatcataatattcaattattacaaaaaag aACTAAAACTGAAGAAAACAAAACCACAATTGATACCGAAATTAAAGTAGAAGTAGATTTTATCGACATTCATGAATTTAAAGGAACAGTTTTAGGCCAAAGCAACTCTTCAGAATTCATTACTAGTAAAAATTCGAACTTGACATCTAACTGTTTCAGGAAAACTCCATTGACTGATAACTGTGATAAAATAACTACAGCATCCAATTTAACTGTGCATACAAGAATACATACCAGAAAAGAGTATATATGTGATATCTGTGATCACATTTGTTCtgtgaaaacaaatttaataactcATATAAGGACGCATACTGGACAGAAGCCGTATAAATGTGGTATCTGTGATCAACGGTTTTCTCAGGGATCACATTTAACAAcccatacaaggacacatacTGGACAAAAACCGTTTAAATGTGGTATCTGTGATCAACGGTTTTCTCAGGGATCACATTTAACAAcccatacaaggacacatacTGGACAAAAACCGTTTAAATGTGATAATTGTGGTAAGGAGTTTTCTCTCGCAGCAAATTTAACAAGGCATAAAAGGACACATACTGGCGAAAAGCCGTACAAATGTGATATTTGTGATAAAAGGTTTTCTATTGCAACAAATTTAACAAGGCATACAAGGACACATACTGGACAAAAGccgtataaatgtaatatttttaaacaacggTTTTCTCAGGGATCACATTTAACAAGCCATACAAAGATACATAGCAGAGAAATGTCATATAAATGTGATATTTGTGGTAAGGGGTTTTCTTTTGCATCAAATTTAACAAGGCATATAAG GTCACATACCGGCGAAATGCCATATAAATGTGATATCTGTAATAAGAAGTTTTTAGCAGCATACAATTTAACTGTGCATACAAGGACACATACTGGACAAAAGCCTTATAAATGTGATATTTGTGACAAAGGGTTTTCTCTCGCAGCAAATTTAACAAGGCATAAAAGAACACATACCGGCGAAAAACCGTATAAATGTGATATTTGTGAACAAGGGTTCTCTCAGGGATCACATTTAACAAGGCATACAAAGACGCATACTGGATAA